The genomic window CCAGACTGAACATGAGATTCACTGTTTTGACAAAATTATTATTAGAAACATTAGCCTACCTAAAATAAGACTGATtgtattaacccttaaaggagtaccgtcacacctgtgtgacaggaatgttggaaaatgaacgttctaaagaatatctgggttcattgaattcaacattcATAGAAcgtagaattttagaaccttcaattgttgctgaacttagaatgttctaaaacctacacctttaaggctTAAAGAACATCATGAGAATTCAGTTTTGATTGTCTTGTAATGGAAGAACATTATGAGAATTCCGTTTTTATTGTCTTGTATGGAAGAACATCATGATAAATTTGTTTGGATTATTTTTTAATGGAAGAACATAATGATAATTCTGTTTACATTGTTTAcattacattgtttttttttggaatgGAAAAATATACGGTGGCCCTGACGGCTCAGCGAAATACAAACGCTACAACACTTGCAAGTAGTGTCCGCAACACTTGCAAGTAGGTGTTCGCAACACATGCAAATAAGTGTCACAACACTTGCAAGTAAGTGTTCAATGCTGTGTCATATTGCAAGTGAATTTGTGCAAGTTGCTTACTTATACCGTTATGTCAGTGACTGTAACATTATGAGAGGAAAGAAtattaatgcatttttgcacatactgtatgtaagctTAACCTTTCTACAAATCGCCATATGCTaactcacactggagagaagcctcatgaaTGTGGCCACTGTGAAAAAACATTTCCAACAGCCACACATCTTTAAAaccacacgcgtacacacagaAAAGCCTCATACATGcgtccagtgtggaaaatctTTTTCACAAATGTCCCATCTTCAAAGCCACATGCTAACTCACACTGGAAAGAAACCACACAAATGTGTCcattgtggaaaagctttttttcTCTTAAAAGACATATTACAATTCACTCTGGAGAGCCTCATCAATGTGTCCATTGTGAAAGAACATTTTGCAACGCTCACACaacttaaaggtccagtatgtaggaaataatggaaaataaactgtaaccattccaaaaattatcaccatatgttgtcagagagtaaggaaacacgatgaattgaagtaatggcttatttgacaacattactctaacccgtaaaacccatgaaaaaaatgagttacggggcggaatctcttggaattttcgtttatgttttgaacgattaattctagaatagcgtattaataatgggctagcgcgtcctcctatttgggttgccaaattagcaaaggccaactgttaacatttgtcagttgtagtcatgaacgcctacgagaggcaggcaaatttccaaaattaaaacaagaaacacattaagtggacatcggaggagcttcctgagatggtgacgtcttcatcaaacgaagaatatcaagtctgacgcagagctggccttatttctccacaacaggtagcctaggctaaacttcatctgcatcgctaacttcagctaaatatgttacgttggttagagaggtattttttgttttcactgttttcgtaatgtgtagctgggtcatggttggagaaacgttaaagcagctgcaggtcaacgaACGTTAGCTAAgccttcattacatctggcaacccagaagaggctcgcgtctggtagtcttgagaacgttcaccagtgttttgattttggcctacagaacgtttggtaacaatcctacaaatcgcaacTTTAAATATCACATATAtcccctttcaacaataaaaaacaaaaacaatgcttgaacgttctgtttggttcccaatctacttcctctgcattaagataatatatggaatgttaaaaaagccctatgcaacaattttagcaaaaatgaccttaattatgcaggttgagtcttctgatggttctacaacactttgtgggttgtttggtgggtgctttgtCTCCCTCTATCACTTCTCCGCGTAAAAAACGAATATACAACTTTCTGAACCCGGACCgggtaaatccggatgtgactcagcggaagtatccaatcgcgcctcgaaaatgtagtcagattgtagtttctaagaagactgcaaaacggactctgacttggctttgttgctgttgaaattttAAGTAGCTTACCCTTGAGTGAACTTcgttttttgtaatgtggtttgatagtctcttgaacaatgtgtttgcttcaccgttttattgtgagcttGTGTtgagcttggtttcttgatggctagctcgctagctagtggagGTTTActgtagcagtcacttgctaccgaagctgcagggggagctatgtcgtgaaaaatgtgagcccaaatcaggcgaaaacccagaaacagagaaggaataaccagacctgcatagggcttctttaaagggcttcaaagtctctccttgtgttaatgcaTGTGACgttaaaattcgatgggttctgattggctattatctttttatcgttctgaaaatcactctgaaagtgatccccaacgatatcgttcttcatgtcgttatcgttatagtttatgtgtgaacgtcgtcattcatattaacgagaacgatatttatttatagctatcgttatcgttcttggtgtgaatgggcctttacatTTGTAGCTCTGTTACATTACCAGTTCTCCcctagcctgaaaagttgtgggttcaattcccggctttctCCGTTGTGCCCTTGGATAAGGCACAACTCCATGTTGCTTtagggacaatggcccttgtaaaaaaaaaacatcacatttATAAGACCACGTGTATGCGTAGGGTAACAGATATTTTCATTAACATGAAAACTGACCTTTTATCACGGAAAACGGTGGCCATAGCACCTTCTTGTAAAATGTTTGTAACGTTTTGATTCTGTTGCACATTTTACATGTTTTGTGCTTCTGCCCTTATTTGAAAATGTTAGGAATAGAAAGTCCAGATATGTTTGCATATGCATTTGTTTAGGAGTTTAAGGACTAGCATAGCCTAgtgcagtggttttcaaagtgggggccgcgaaggggtgccaggggggcctcagcaacttggaaggaaaaataaaagcaacaaataaatacatttgaaaaaaattaaatatacctattactatgagggttgttatacaacgccattataataattttccatgataatgactgggaataatagcagagtgatagctctcatatagcagaaagccccaaatgcaattttttacacactgtatgctccatcgcaaaGTGCTTACAAGTGGCTAAAATAGTTATTAGGAtaagcttaatgtatttttacatttgccatatattgtcgatgggtttaataacacaccaagggggtccttgaacggaacctagtggtatttggggggccttttcttggaaaagtttgggaacccctggcctaGTGAACTTAATTATCGATAAATTGCAGTTAAACTCCATTCCAGACGGTGGCACTAATGGCTGGGTAGTTGTCTGGTTGGTTGGCAAACAACGAGGAAACGAGTTGGAATTTTAGGTCTCAGGTAAACATCCACCAGAGAAAACTGTTTCGATGTTTGATCGAGAGTGTGACATTATATGGAGATAACAACTGTTGCATTAGGCATTAACACCAAATTGATCTCAGTGCAACAGTCAAAGATCTCAGTACGCGGAACAGCGAGTTTCTTGCATAGACAGTGGTAGGCTGGCTACGTGATAGCCTATGCTAAGCGAATGCATTCATTTTAGAGTAGGCTATCGCTTTCTATCATTTTCGAAAAGACGAAACAGATCTTGACAACGCGTCTATCGTTAGACGAAACTTCAAATGAGATCATCTTTGCTCCGTTGGGAACATGGATCTCGGAATGCCATTGAGCACCGGTGGTAACATTACCGTAACACACCAGTTTGGCCTGAGAGTGATAGTGAAGGAAGAAGATATCAAAGAGGAGGAATATGGGCAGATGATTGGATGTCCAGATGAGGAAGGAAAGCCTTTCGCAGAGCTTCACTGTGAAACTGAAACGGACATTACAGAATCCAACGTTACTTGCAACGAAACATTACATGAAACAGTTGAGATTGAAGTGAAGAAAGAGGATGAGCAAGAGCACGACCTGCTGGAAAGTAAGTCCTTTCTAATACCGATTTCAGATTGTAATCCCGTATTGTGCCTTCCGTCTTGCGTCCCAgctgtacattaaaacacaaacTTTTTTTTGCACATACAGCAAAGATCTCACATTGCACTGCCTATCCTCTGAATACACTCTAAAAGACGCGGTCTCTCTGGACAGctcaggctccaaaaacagccaggTGTAGTCTGGAACATAACTTTTTCCAGCAGGATAGTTCAGGATAGTTTCAgttgaaggagagggagggggcgagctagctctctgttatGTTTGAACgttaacagaagtgacgttacccaaggaccacttaaccaattggctaataataataataataaactcacggaccacctagctaaaaaaagagTAAACCTTCTTTAATAGTATATTACacactaggcctactcactTAAACACTTtacacagtgttgcagaactgtttggatttatatacaagttggttcaatattgcaaacaactcctcGATatcatattttaccacatctactcaTGGACCACTAGGGATAACTTCTGAAACACCAGTGGTGTGCCTTTGATTTTGATCATCTTAGGGTGGCTTCAGCGGCcttagtgcccccccccccccccccccaaaaaaaaaacaggcctaATGACGCCCCTGCTTTACATTCCATAGCCTTTATACCTGTATAACTGCTGATtatccattaaaaaaaaacagcctgaccagcttaaggtggtttgcaggttgaccagcttgtttgaccagcCTATGATGGTTGATCTGCTGATATTATGTTTttgcaagagttttgctggtctagctggtTTGCCCAACTTActatggtaattcagctggttttgcttatcataattttagctggtgttgctagtcttacattgctggtttaactggtcATACCAGCTTATGTTGGTTATACTAGCAAATCAGAATGACCAtgttacaccaacaatgtcaagcttggcaggctggtcaccagcatgaccatcttacaccagctgtatcccacatgtcaggctggtcacaccagcataaccagcttcctcagatggttacaccagcatgtccacctggtgagccaaccagctacaccaacAAAGACCACCGGCAAGAGCTTGaggaaaaccagcaaagaccagctaaaaccaacCACCAGCATGAGCTGGTTTCTAgtcattttatttttcatgtATGTTTGAcgtatatggggggggggggggggggggtagaaatgtTGCTTTGTTTGATATGGATCATCGGCCTCTCATTCTAACTCTGTCTCTATGGTAACTCTTCCAGGTGTATCAGAACACCCACACGTAACACAACATAAGATCCATGGACAGAAAGATGAACTGCAACTTGAAGGAAGGCTGCACCACTGCACCATCTGCAGGAAGAGTTTCACAGCCCTGAGTGAACTTGAGAAACACCAGCAGACACACTCTTTTAGTGTGAATGAACAGCAGAACACTGACAAAaggcctcataaatgtgtaCATTGTGAAAAAGCATTCAAAACACGAGCCCATCTTAAACATCATATAcgaacacacactggagagaagcctcataaatgtgtccagtgtggaaaagcattttcacaaattGCCAATCTAAACAACCATCTGATGATACACACTAGTGAGAAGCTacataaatgtgtccagtgtggaaaagcatttaaAACATCCCCAGATCTTAAAcgacacatgcttacacatactggagagaagcGTCATAAATGTGCCGAGTGTGGGAAAGCTTTTTCAATATTGCAATATTTTAAAAGCCATATGCtagtacacactggagagaaacctcataaatgtgtccagtgtgggaaagctttttcacaaatttcCAATCTGAACAACCATCTGATGATACACACTagtgagaagcctcataaatgtaccCATTGTGGAAAAGCATTTAAAACATCCCCAGAACTTAAAcgacacatgcttacacatactggagaaaagcgtcatgaatgtgcccagtgtgggaAAGCTTTTACACAAATCTCTACTTTAAAGTTACATATgctaacacacactggagagaagcctcataaatgttccTATTGCGAACATGCATGCACGACATCCGCTAATCTTAAACAGCACATGCTAacgcacactggagagaagcctcatgaaTGTATGCAGTGTGGAAAAAGCTTCTCACACATGTCATATCTTAAAAAACATATGCGAGTACACACAGGAAAGCAGCCTGTGCATGTGCACACGCTTGTACCAGATATAAGTACTGATTCAACCTCTTAACtcaagtaaaaataaataaagagaaaacATTTCCTGGCCTTTTTGAAGGACTATGTAACCTGCTGTCTCTGTTATGACTCCCACACATCTGCATGCATCGCGTTCACTTTTCATGGGCTTATGTCagccgttgccgaactgaattgtgggtccgtcacGTCGCTTGAaaagttcaacttttgctgcaacGACGGACAACAACAGaaggcaccaaccaatcaaatttggggaaatagatagatactttattgatccccaaggggaaattcaaggtaaaTGGGGAAAGGCTTCAGTATTTACTCAGTACTGTTTGAGTGGACTGACAATGGGGAAAGGCTTCATTACTCTTGGCATTTTATGTACCTTGTATCCATGACcagcttgtgtctgtgtctttcctATATGCTTGTTCTCTCATTGTCCCTGCCTTAATGTACTGTCCATACTGTCAGTGAGGTCTAACATGTATGCTATATGTACTTCTTATGCCTATACCTTATTGTACAGTGTCCTTGGGTATCTTGAAAGGTGCTTTTCTGAAGTAAATTTATTATTATCAGTATTCAATTCACTACTACAGGGTTCCGATCTattttctcaaaaaaaaaagaaatcaaaaaCTTTCCCTGACTTCAGAGCCTaatggctcctacacacagttgcgtgcgttgcagtgctggagatgcATCCCATtaactttacatgggctcacgtcatccgttgctgaactgaattgtgggtccgttgcgtcgcgttgctcccgtcgctcgcgttgagaagttcaacttttgctgcaccgacggacggcaccagccaatcaaattacgaacAAGcaaacaacagacggcaccagctaatcaaattacggttatacctgaagccatttgcatagctactgtCGGTAACACCCACTGGCAACgaaactgtgtgtagaagccctaAAAGTACAAAATGCCTACTTTACGCCACAGGTTGTGGCTAATTATTAAATGTGACAAACAACgagattaaaatgttttcttcccCACCATTCTATATCCATGTAGAAAGCGATTGAATTATGTGGCATGAACATCATGGAAATTCCATTTCTTTGTAAGGGAAAGGATTATTCAATCCTAGTAGTAGCAGTTCATGTATAGTACATTTCattattacatttggctgatgcatttttagccaaagcgacttacaacatggtaaacagtttaagttttagagcaattctcaacaattttaggacaatttaaaaagcattagagtacagtaagaataagtgcatcagtgagtgctgtttttaacagttacttgtcagtttaagacggctggtgagtgctaggatcagcaagacttgttgtaaatgttgctatgagaggagatgttctctaaagagctgggtcttcaggagttttttgaaaatggagagggatgtccctgcccttgtaggaactggcagtgtgttccaccaacgaggaacaacagatgagaaaagtttggattggcctgagcataccggtggtagagctagacgtcgttcgtctgaggagcgcagcggtctggaggaagcgtatgtctgtatgaggacattcaagtaggtgggagcagaaccggagactttgtaggcaagcgttagagccttgaatttgatgcgggccgccataggtagccagtgtagctggatgagctaCTGGATAGTAGTCAGTAGTAGTTTAGTAGTAGTTAAAATTATGTATAATATGACTATGCTACATAACAATCTGATTAATAAAATTAATTTGATTGATGGTAAACTCTACATTGCTACAATAGGCCACGATGAACCACACCAGAAAGGTTAATTTCCAGAATCCTGCAGTAAAACTCCATTCCAGGCGGTGGCACTAATGCACAGTGTTGTGGTTGGTTTGTCATCCACGAGGAGGAATTCAAACGATTCAAACTCATACTACCGATTCACGGAAGAAGGTTGCAGATTTTCGTCGGTGTTGCTAGAATGGTCAATTTAGCTGGAATAAACTGTTAGAAATTCTCTGGATAAACCGTAAAGTTTCTGGATGACCACAACTTCGCAGCTAACGTAACGGACCTAACGTGAAACATAACAGATTTCATTGTGCGCTGCAGCGAACTTAAACGTTACTTGAGGTAACCCATATAGCAGTAGACTCCGGACAGACTCCACCTTCAAactgcagtgacagggccggtgTTGTGACCTGTCGAATTttgtgactctagagggagctgtTTCATTGGAGTCTATGAATGTACTGAGCTGTACTGACACACTGACAATTCTGGCACATAACTGGCAATTCTGTTATGTGTATAATTCTTCTAATAAACTTTGTACATTTTTGAAACATGGAACATTGactgggtgtgggtgtattaTTCTAGAGTAGAGCTAAAGCATACCCCTCACCACTCCTGTGAACAGATGGACTTCAGCAGGACAGGTCACATATTTTGATAGGCTACTGTCAAATTATGTCACTGTAACTGCAGAAAAAAATGCTGTGGAGGTCACTAACTGCCTCCTTAAGTTTGTATATCAGTTTGAGGTGCCAAAAAGTAAATTAACAGACAATGACAAGGAGTTTGTCAATAATGTAAATAAAGTGTTTGCtgatgtcaatgacaatgtacaATATCAGTCCATTTCTGCAGAGTTATAGTGGGGTAACATAATTTGACAGTAGGCTTATCAACATATGTGACCTGTCCTGCTGAAGTCCACCTCTTCGCTGGAGTGGTGGGGTAGGCTTTAGCTCTACTCTATAGAGATAGTATAGAGAGGAAGATACACAGGCAGGCCTGTGGAGtaatacacccacacccagacAATGTTCCATGTTTCAAAAATGTACAAAGTTTATTAGAAGAATTATACACATAACAGAATTGCCTCATCAGTGTGTCAGTACAGCTCAGTACATTCATAGACTCTAATAAAACAGCATCCTCTAGAGTCACAAAATTCGACAGGTCACAGAATTTGGTGCAACAgcgggactggcctgtagttctgtgtgcatggtaaggtgttcaagagagtgagtgtttacctgtaactgtgtgtacatgcatgtaacTACATGAATGTTTACTTGTAACTACATGCATTTTTTCTGTGAATGTTACTTGGTACGATATTGGTACTTTACACTTTAAATATCTACTTAACTATTTCCACATAGATTTTTATGGTCCTACAAtctaccccacataccatttcagttgtttgaaaataacacagaaaaacaaaaaaacaatccttgttttatccttattattgtcatggtcatttgatGTGGAGACATCAAATTGTTGGAAAACATTGATAAACTGATTTATTTGAAGAGGAAATAATGACTAAtaccaaatgaaaaaaaaaactgttttttaatACCCTCAATATCACACTTAATGCACATTTTCCCGAAATGTAGGGCCCTTTCGAAAGCCAGGAGACATTTAGTGCAGACTTTAAATTGTTTACACATGCTCTTTATGAGTTGGGTCTTCCACCCTAGAAAATTTGAGGAGGCT from Alosa sapidissima isolate fAloSap1 chromosome 9, fAloSap1.pri, whole genome shotgun sequence includes these protein-coding regions:
- the LOC121719843 gene encoding zinc finger protein 501-like, with the protein product MVTLPGVSEHPHVTQHKIHGQKDELQLEGRLHHCTICRKSFTALSELEKHQQTHSFSVNEQQNTDKRPHKCVHCEKAFKTRAHLKHHIRTHTGEKPHKCVQCGKAFSQIANLNNHLMIHTSEKLHKCVQCGKAFKTSPDLKRHMLTHTGEKRHKCAECGKAFSILQYFKSHMLVHTGEKPHKCVQCGKAFSQISNLNNHLMIHTSEKPHKCTHCGKAFKTSPELKRHMLTHTGEKRHECAQCGKAFTQISTLKLHMLTHTGEKPHKCSYCEHACTTSANLKQHMLTHTGEKPHECMQCGKSFSHMSYLKKHMRVHTGKQPVHVHTLVPDISTDSTS